A section of the Deltaproteobacteria bacterium genome encodes:
- a CDS encoding aldo/keto reductase: MEYRTYGGTGMKVSYLCLGAMMFGPMGNPDHDECVRLTHAALDAGVNFIDTSDSYSDGESERILAKALKGRRDQVVLATKCFFPPGRAGLFTSAGKNVGDGGGSRRWIIRAIENSLRRLETDYIDVYQMHRRDWDADLEESLAAMTDLQRAGKIRVIGTSATPAEWIVEAQHLAERRALARVRSEQCIYSILNRKVEEAVLPSCQRYGVGTMVYAPLAGGWLTGKYRRDEPLPAGSRATGRMGRMGVWDAERSEVQHKYALIEELSTLAQEAGHSLTHMAMAFAAEHPAVSAVIMGPKTVAQLQDVLAGADLRLTPEVLNRIDAIVPPGLRIDPKDSYIPNPPLDDPARRRRSR; this comes from the coding sequence ATGGAGTATCGTACATACGGAGGGACGGGCATGAAGGTGAGTTACCTCTGCCTCGGGGCGATGATGTTCGGGCCGATGGGCAATCCGGACCACGACGAATGCGTGCGGCTGACGCATGCCGCACTCGACGCCGGCGTGAATTTCATCGATACGTCCGACTCTTACTCCGACGGCGAGTCGGAACGGATTCTCGCCAAAGCGCTCAAAGGACGCCGGGATCAGGTGGTGCTGGCCACGAAGTGTTTCTTCCCACCAGGTCGGGCTGGGCTGTTTACCAGCGCTGGAAAAAACGTGGGAGATGGTGGGGGTTCGCGACGCTGGATTATCCGCGCCATCGAGAACAGCTTGCGGCGGCTGGAGACCGATTACATCGATGTCTATCAGATGCATCGTCGGGATTGGGATGCCGACCTGGAAGAGTCGCTGGCGGCTATGACCGACTTGCAGCGGGCTGGCAAGATCCGTGTCATCGGTACATCGGCGACGCCAGCCGAGTGGATTGTCGAAGCCCAGCATCTCGCCGAGCGCCGCGCCCTCGCGCGGGTGCGTAGCGAGCAGTGCATCTATTCGATTCTGAATCGGAAGGTCGAGGAAGCGGTACTGCCTAGCTGCCAACGCTACGGTGTCGGCACGATGGTGTACGCTCCGTTGGCTGGTGGCTGGCTGACGGGGAAATATCGCCGTGACGAGCCGCTACCGGCAGGCAGCCGCGCGACTGGGCGCATGGGACGGATGGGCGTGTGGGACGCCGAGCGCTCCGAAGTCCAGCACAAATATGCGCTCATCGAAGAGCTGAGTACGTTAGCGCAAGAAGCCGGTCATTCCCTGACGCATATGGCGATGGCGTTTGCGGCGGAGCATCCGGCGGTCAGCGCTGTCATTATGGGACCGAAAACCGTGGCCCAACTCCAGGATGTGCTAGCCGGGGCGGATCTCCGCTTAACGCCGGAAGTGTTGAACCGCATCGACGCCATCGTTCCGCCCGGCCTGCGCATCGACCCCAAGGACTCGTACATTCCTAATCCGCCGCTTGACGACCCGGCGCGCCGCCGCCGAAGCCGATAA
- a CDS encoding SDR family oxidoreductase: protein MSQELSGQVAIVTGGASGIGRATVLGLVQAGAAVAVLDRNAAGVNAVVAEGQQSGGKTLALPIDLADTKQIPAAVAQVLQQLGRIDILVNCAGVTGRFQTLLEMEEDNWDFVQGVNLKAAMLMMKHVARHMVDRGGGGRIVNISSSSAFRARNSPIAYASSKAAMVQLTRSAAAELGPQNINVNAVAPGITATAMTQAIGDADALQRVASSGPLENLFHRVSQPEDVAAAIVFLCLPSSRQITGQTIHTSAGAVV, encoded by the coding sequence ATGAGTCAGGAACTTTCAGGCCAAGTCGCCATTGTCACCGGCGGCGCCTCTGGCATCGGACGCGCCACCGTGCTGGGATTAGTCCAAGCCGGGGCCGCTGTCGCGGTCCTCGACCGCAATGCCGCTGGGGTGAACGCCGTAGTCGCAGAGGGTCAGCAGTCCGGTGGCAAAACGCTGGCGCTGCCCATCGATCTAGCGGACACCAAGCAAATCCCTGCCGCAGTCGCGCAGGTGCTCCAACAGTTGGGACGTATCGACATCCTCGTCAACTGCGCCGGTGTCACCGGGCGGTTTCAGACCTTGCTGGAAATGGAGGAGGACAACTGGGACTTTGTGCAAGGCGTGAACTTGAAAGCCGCCATGCTGATGATGAAGCATGTCGCGCGGCACATGGTGGACCGTGGCGGCGGCGGACGCATCGTCAATATCAGCTCCAGCTCGGCCTTCCGCGCCCGTAACTCCCCGATTGCCTACGCCAGCTCGAAGGCAGCGATGGTGCAGTTGACGCGCAGCGCCGCCGCCGAACTCGGACCGCAGAACATTAACGTCAACGCCGTCGCTCCCGGCATCACCGCCACAGCTATGACTCAGGCCATCGGCGATGCCGACGCCTTGCAGCGCGTGGCTTCTAGCGGCCCGTTGGAGAATCTGTTTCATCGGGTGTCGCAGCCAGAAGACGTGGCGGCAGCTATCGTATTTCTGTGCCTACCTAGTAGCAGGCAGATTACCGGACAGACGATTCACACCAGCGCCGGCGCGGTGGTGTAG
- a CDS encoding right-handed parallel beta-helix repeat-containing protein, translating to MATRGRGEQLSTSRAQRREEVRVQRKQEKRERNAGLRGAALASSAALSLGAGLLSQPVEAATFTVLNNLDGGEGSLRAAISNANGAAGADTIVFDAGVTGSIVLTTGQLSITDSVDIQGPGAATLTVSGNNASRVFYLYSPSANIAVSISGLTITGGAASRGAGINNLDEDLTLDGVVVSGNTATSDGGGLWADGFSMDLTIRNSTISGNSSGSDGGGIYVEDTGGPLLIQNTTISGNSASSDGGGVYFYDPDSDVTIETSTISGNSAGGSGGGIYLYDTDGGTFTIRNSTIANNTASSDGGGVYFEDPDDPVVIELTTISGNTASGAGGGVAADSGPITVLQSIIADNSAASDSDVNGGTFEVSFSLIEDPGGASITDNGDNVFNQDPQLGPLQDNGGSTETQAIPDTSPAFDAAGASCLATDQRGVSRPQFTDCDMGAFELEPALSTDPCDTATPTLGCIVNDVLNQPCVGTPGKDVIIGTSGNDVIFGGGGNDELRGNEGDDLLCGEGGNDILIGATGNDILIGGAGKDVLRGEVGDDVLDGGSENDRLLGGPGNDDLTGGDGIDTLRGDAGTDTCDGEKEIACEL from the coding sequence ATGGCGACACGTGGTCGAGGGGAACAACTTTCTACTTCGCGCGCACAGCGGCGCGAGGAAGTACGCGTGCAGCGGAAACAAGAAAAACGCGAGCGCAATGCCGGCTTACGCGGGGCGGCGCTCGCGTCCAGCGCGGCGCTCTCGCTCGGCGCGGGGCTGTTGAGCCAGCCAGTCGAGGCGGCCACGTTCACCGTGCTCAATAATCTCGATGGTGGGGAGGGCAGTCTGCGTGCGGCGATTAGCAACGCCAACGGGGCTGCGGGGGCGGACACCATCGTCTTCGACGCCGGCGTGACCGGCTCGATCGTTTTAACTACCGGCCAGTTATCGATCACCGACTCGGTAGACATTCAAGGGCCGGGGGCGGCTACGCTGACAGTCAGCGGCAACAATGCCTCGCGGGTCTTTTATCTGTATTCCCCGTCGGCGAACATTGCGGTGTCGATTTCCGGGTTGACCATCACCGGCGGCGCGGCAAGCCGTGGCGCTGGGATCAACAATTTGGATGAAGACCTGACGCTGGACGGAGTGGTGGTCTCCGGCAACACGGCGACTAGCGACGGCGGTGGGTTGTGGGCGGATGGGTTTAGTATGGACTTGACCATCCGCAATTCGACGATCTCGGGCAATAGCAGCGGCTCTGATGGCGGCGGCATCTATGTCGAGGACACTGGCGGACCGCTCCTCATCCAGAACACCACCATCTCCGGCAACTCGGCCTCGAGCGATGGCGGCGGGGTGTATTTCTACGATCCGGATAGCGATGTGACCATCGAGACCAGCACCATCTCGGGCAACAGCGCCGGCGGCAGCGGCGGCGGCATTTATCTGTACGATACCGACGGCGGCACGTTTACCATCCGCAATTCGACCATCGCCAACAACACGGCCTCGAGCGATGGCGGCGGGGTGTATTTCGAGGATCCAGACGATCCGGTAGTGATCGAGCTGACGACGATCTCCGGCAACACCGCCAGCGGAGCCGGCGGCGGTGTTGCTGCCGATAGCGGACCCATAACGGTGCTGCAATCGATCATTGCCGACAATAGTGCGGCGTCGGATAGCGATGTGAATGGCGGGACGTTCGAGGTCAGTTTCAGCTTGATCGAAGACCCGGGAGGAGCGAGCATCACCGACAATGGGGACAATGTGTTCAATCAAGATCCCCAGTTGGGGCCGCTCCAGGATAACGGCGGGTCGACGGAAACCCAGGCGATTCCGGACACCAGCCCAGCGTTCGATGCCGCAGGCGCGTCATGCTTAGCCACGGACCAGCGCGGCGTCAGTCGTCCGCAATTCACGGACTGCGACATGGGGGCGTTCGAGCTAGAGCCAGCGCTCTCTACCGATCCTTGCGACACGGCAACTCCAACGCTGGGCTGTATCGTCAACGATGTGCTCAACCAACCGTGTGTGGGCACCCCGGGCAAGGATGTCATCATCGGTACCAGCGGGAATGATGTGATCTTCGGCGGTGGCGGCAACGACGAGCTGCGGGGGAACGAGGGCGACGATCTGCTGTGTGGCGAGGGCGGCAATGACATTCTAATTGGCGCGACCGGCAACGATATCCTCATTGGCGGTGCCGGCAAAGATGTGCTGCGCGGCGAGGTGGGGGACGATGTGTTAGACGGCGGCAGTGAGAACGATCGGTTGCTGGGCGGGCCGGGCAATGACGACTTGACCGGCGGCGACGGGATCGACACGTTGCGTGGCGATGCCGGGACCGATACCTGTGACGGCGAGAAAGAAATCGCGTGCGAGCTGTAA
- a CDS encoding TIGR03032 family protein, with amino-acid sequence MKLETEFIKLPLRFDAERLLTEVRQFAESDWAPHPQGHPGNSALPLVAAHGDPSNDNTKGPMLPTPFLLRCLYLQQVLAAFGTVIGRTRLMRLDGNAEATRHVDTNYYWLQRARVHVPILTYPEVVFQCGSRSLHMAAGEAWIFDTWQPHNVINPHPTRRIHLVADTVGSASFWELVGRGERPFDPARSRTEPPRLVPFRLNATAELELELVNQPVVMSPWEQDALLNLLSADLGTLARTEKSAVVALRKEVTWLRFHWRGLWARFGDTPAGWSSYREALGQLQVRLQPFARRLRLPNNSDVVEILLQMLVRPALNPELAQRSAPPDESGLPLSVVFVAPVVSGDGEPSREQARVSRRTEEMSSVQRFDRPIFIVSPPRAGSTLLFETLARSPSVYTIGSESHALIENIPSLHPASRGFDSNQLSAADADPATAEQLMNEFLRRLRDRHGAPPALNAHGLRLLEKTPKNALRVPFFDTIFPEAFFIYLYRDPWEEVSSIMEAWRSGRFVTYPQLPGWEGLPWSLVLTPGWRNLVGKPLEEVAAEQWAATTRGLLDDLEQLSPERWCVASYDRLVADPQTEIERLCEFVEIEWDEVLTSPLPLSRHTLTAPDPQKWRRNAAALKAAMSLVADVAARARDLFAQPPSAVPARRTSVETLEPVLSSPPPPPVRKRVAVAQSATHPLRSGYTANFPEVLHDLQCSLLVSTYQSGHVIAVRADGGRVNTHFRNFQSPMGIAVGPRYLAIGTQRHIWEYRNQPSVARTLEPHGKHDACFLPRASRVTGDIRIHELAFAEDELWLVNTRFSCLCTLDGEHSFVPRWRPHFVTHLAAEDRCHLNGVAVIDDRVRFVTALGQTNTQQGWRDNKAHGGCVIDIESGEMVAAELSMPHSPRWYEGRFWLLESGKGTLATLDLRSGKIETVVELPGFTRGLAFAGPYAFVGLSQVRESVFAGLPLTERLQERASGVWLVNTRTGKNLGFLRFADAVQEVFDVQVLPGIRFPELSDSDGELIAGAYVLPTAALAEVAPSHMNAARLPKT; translated from the coding sequence ATGAAACTCGAGACCGAGTTCATCAAATTGCCGCTGCGCTTCGATGCCGAGCGTCTCCTCACCGAGGTGCGGCAGTTTGCCGAGTCCGACTGGGCCCCACATCCACAAGGGCACCCGGGAAATTCCGCACTGCCGTTGGTCGCCGCGCATGGCGATCCGAGTAACGACAATACCAAAGGGCCGATGCTGCCGACGCCGTTTTTGCTGCGCTGCCTCTATCTGCAACAGGTGCTGGCGGCGTTCGGCACGGTCATCGGTCGGACGCGCCTCATGCGGCTCGACGGGAACGCCGAGGCGACGCGGCATGTCGATACGAATTATTACTGGCTGCAGCGGGCACGGGTGCACGTGCCGATTCTCACCTATCCCGAGGTGGTGTTTCAGTGCGGCAGCCGTTCTTTGCACATGGCGGCAGGGGAAGCGTGGATCTTCGACACTTGGCAGCCGCATAACGTCATCAATCCGCACCCAACCCGGCGCATTCATCTGGTGGCCGATACCGTCGGTTCGGCCTCGTTCTGGGAACTGGTGGGGCGGGGCGAGCGTCCGTTCGATCCCGCCCGGAGCCGGACCGAACCACCGCGTCTCGTGCCGTTTCGCCTGAACGCAACGGCGGAGCTGGAGCTTGAACTCGTTAATCAGCCGGTGGTGATGTCGCCGTGGGAGCAGGACGCGTTGCTGAATCTGCTCTCCGCCGACTTGGGGACCTTGGCGCGGACGGAGAAATCTGCCGTCGTGGCCTTGCGCAAGGAAGTGACCTGGCTGCGGTTCCACTGGCGCGGGCTGTGGGCGCGGTTTGGCGACACTCCGGCAGGCTGGTCGTCGTATCGAGAGGCGTTGGGACAATTGCAGGTCCGGTTGCAGCCGTTCGCGCGGCGACTGCGATTGCCTAACAATTCCGATGTGGTGGAAATCCTGCTCCAGATGCTCGTGCGTCCGGCACTGAACCCGGAGCTGGCTCAACGTTCCGCTCCTCCGGATGAGTCCGGCTTACCGCTGTCCGTCGTGTTTGTCGCGCCTGTCGTCTCCGGAGATGGGGAGCCGAGCCGAGAGCAGGCGCGCGTGTCGAGGAGAACCGAAGAGATGTCATCTGTCCAGCGCTTTGACCGACCGATTTTTATCGTTTCGCCTCCGCGCGCAGGCAGCACATTGTTGTTCGAGACCTTGGCGCGATCTCCCAGCGTGTACACCATCGGCAGCGAAAGCCATGCCCTGATCGAGAACATTCCTTCGTTGCATCCTGCCAGCCGTGGATTCGACTCGAACCAACTCTCGGCGGCGGATGCCGACCCGGCTACGGCAGAGCAATTGATGAACGAGTTTCTGCGTCGCCTGCGTGACCGCCACGGCGCGCCGCCGGCGTTGAACGCCCACGGCCTGCGCCTCCTAGAAAAGACGCCCAAAAATGCGTTGCGGGTGCCGTTCTTCGACACCATCTTTCCCGAGGCGTTCTTCATTTATCTCTATCGTGATCCGTGGGAAGAAGTGAGCAGCATCATGGAAGCGTGGCGGTCGGGACGCTTCGTTACTTATCCACAGTTGCCAGGGTGGGAGGGGCTGCCGTGGTCTCTCGTGCTCACTCCTGGTTGGCGCAATCTCGTTGGTAAACCATTGGAGGAAGTTGCGGCGGAGCAATGGGCAGCTACTACGCGAGGTCTGTTGGACGATCTCGAACAGCTCTCGCCGGAGCGATGGTGCGTGGCGAGCTATGACCGCCTCGTGGCTGACCCACAGACCGAGATCGAGCGGCTGTGCGAGTTTGTAGAGATCGAGTGGGACGAGGTCCTGACCTCGCCGCTGCCGTTATCGCGCCACACCCTGACCGCGCCTGATCCACAGAAGTGGCGGCGGAATGCGGCGGCGTTGAAAGCCGCGATGTCGCTGGTGGCCGATGTTGCGGCTCGCGCCCGCGATCTCTTTGCGCAGCCGCCTAGCGCCGTGCCGGCGCGGCGCACCTCCGTGGAGACTCTCGAGCCGGTGTTGTCGAGTCCGCCACCGCCGCCAGTGCGCAAGCGCGTTGCGGTAGCGCAATCGGCGACCCATCCGTTGCGCAGCGGGTATACGGCGAACTTTCCCGAAGTACTACACGACTTGCAGTGCTCGCTGCTGGTGTCCACTTATCAAAGCGGTCACGTCATTGCCGTGCGCGCAGATGGCGGGCGGGTGAACACTCATTTTCGCAATTTTCAGAGTCCGATGGGCATCGCGGTGGGTCCCCGGTACTTGGCGATCGGCACCCAGCGCCACATCTGGGAGTATCGCAATCAGCCGTCGGTGGCGCGCACGCTCGAACCCCACGGCAAACATGACGCCTGCTTTCTGCCCCGCGCCTCGCGAGTGACCGGTGATATTCGTATTCACGAATTGGCGTTTGCCGAGGACGAACTGTGGCTGGTCAACACTCGGTTCTCTTGTTTGTGCACGTTGGATGGCGAGCACAGTTTCGTGCCGCGCTGGCGTCCGCACTTCGTGACGCATCTGGCCGCCGAAGATCGTTGTCACCTTAATGGCGTGGCGGTCATCGACGACCGGGTGCGGTTCGTGACTGCGTTGGGGCAGACGAATACCCAACAAGGGTGGCGTGACAACAAAGCCCACGGCGGCTGCGTGATCGATATCGAGTCCGGCGAAATGGTGGCGGCGGAGTTATCGATGCCGCACTCGCCGCGTTGGTACGAAGGACGATTCTGGTTGTTAGAGTCGGGCAAAGGGACACTGGCGACGTTGGATTTGCGCTCGGGGAAAATCGAGACCGTCGTCGAGCTGCCGGGGTTCACGCGAGGATTGGCGTTTGCCGGGCCGTATGCCTTTGTCGGACTCTCACAAGTGCGCGAGAGTGTCTTTGCGGGGCTGCCGCTGACCGAGCGGTTGCAAGAGCGTGCGTCGGGCGTGTGGCTGGTGAATACGCGGACAGGAAAAAACCTGGGATTTCTCCGCTTCGCCGATGCCGTGCAAGAAGTCTTCGATGTGCAGGTGCTGCCAGGAATTCGCTTTCCCGAGCTGAGCGACTCCGATGGCGAGCTGATCGCCGGAGCCTACGTGCTGCCGACGGCGGCGTTGGCGGAGGTGGCACCGTCGCATATGAATGCGGCACGGTTGCCCAAAACCTGA
- a CDS encoding DUF4351 domain-containing protein gives MFSEGRQEEGVALVLRLLRRRCGEIAPSLTAQVSRLSVSQLEALGEALLDFRDAAGLEQWLAAYTSPTSA, from the coding sequence GTGTTCTCCGAGGGACGCCAAGAGGAAGGTGTAGCCTTGGTTCTGCGTCTGTTGCGGCGTCGTTGCGGAGAAATAGCGCCCTCCTTAACCGCGCAGGTTTCACGATTAAGTGTCTCGCAACTGGAAGCTCTGGGTGAGGCGTTGCTCGACTTTCGTGACGCTGCAGGTCTTGAACAGTGGCTGGCAGCTTATACATCGCCGACTTCAGCCTAA
- a CDS encoding alpha/beta hydrolase, with the protein MARFDRATGRYIYLTIDETEYRVYFEEAGAGIPVLMQHTAGADGRQWRHFLENEILARHFRLIAYDLPYHGKSLPPTGKEWWKEEYKLTKDFLMKVPVTLSRELGLERPVYMGSSIGGHLATDLALYYPDDFRAVIGLEAAIATPGGYRDAWYHPRIGNEFKASSMFGIMSPTSPEKFRRETTWVYSQGAPPVFKGDLYYYSVDHDLTHTAEQIDTTKVAVYLLTGEYDWASTPEMSAELARRIEGSKYQTMTGLGHFPMSEDPERCFSFVEPILDEIRTKG; encoded by the coding sequence ATGGCGCGTTTCGATCGGGCCACCGGACGCTACATCTATCTCACCATCGACGAGACCGAATACCGCGTATACTTCGAGGAAGCCGGCGCTGGCATTCCCGTGCTCATGCAGCACACTGCCGGAGCCGATGGACGACAGTGGCGGCATTTCTTGGAGAATGAGATCTTGGCCCGCCACTTTCGCTTGATCGCTTACGACCTGCCCTACCATGGCAAGTCGCTCCCACCAACCGGAAAAGAATGGTGGAAGGAAGAGTACAAGCTCACCAAAGACTTTCTGATGAAAGTGCCGGTGACATTGAGTCGCGAATTGGGACTTGAGCGCCCAGTTTATATGGGTAGTTCTATTGGTGGGCATCTGGCGACCGACCTCGCTTTGTACTACCCCGACGACTTTCGTGCGGTCATCGGGCTAGAAGCCGCTATTGCCACCCCGGGTGGGTATCGCGACGCTTGGTATCACCCACGTATCGGTAACGAGTTCAAGGCCAGTTCCATGTTTGGCATTATGTCGCCCACCAGCCCGGAAAAATTCCGCCGCGAAACTACGTGGGTATATAGTCAAGGCGCCCCGCCGGTTTTTAAGGGGGATTTGTACTACTACTCGGTCGACCACGACCTTACCCACACGGCGGAACAGATCGATACGACCAAAGTTGCTGTCTACCTACTCACCGGCGAGTACGACTGGGCAAGCACGCCGGAGATGTCGGCGGAACTAGCGCGACGGATCGAAGGCTCCAAATATCAGACTATGACAGGGCTGGGGCATTTCCCCATGAGCGAGGACCCGGAGCGGTGCTTTTCCTTCGTCGAGCCGATCCTCGACGAAATCCGCACGAAGGGCTAA
- a CDS encoding NTP transferase domain-containing protein has product MSSQSPIPNPQSPILASAVVLAGGKSSRMGQPKALLLFDDEPLIVHLVRVLRSAFTDVVVVAAPEQALPPLAATLVRDAVAYQGPVGGLCYGLQAAREELCFVTSCDAPFLNLDLVAFLLSLAAEHDVVVPYWQERLQPLFAVYRRSVAPLLQQQLERGELRPIFLYDKVRTRKISAAEILPFDPEGLSFRNMNSPEEYREALALWRERQRKETETEIETEIEIETEIEKGDREPALPPSLSQISSSNLSLTVELFGVARLKAKAATVSLTLPLDTTLADAFAALAETAPALIGTVLSADARTLLPGYACNLNGREFTKDSQTVLNNGDHILILSSDAGG; this is encoded by the coding sequence ATGTCTTCCCAATCCCCAATCCCCAATCCCCAATCCCCAATCCTTGCCTCTGCAGTCGTGCTGGCTGGCGGCAAAAGCTCCCGCATGGGCCAGCCGAAAGCCCTGTTGCTCTTCGACGATGAACCGCTCATCGTTCATCTCGTCCGCGTTTTGCGCAGTGCTTTTACCGATGTCGTGGTCGTCGCCGCGCCAGAACAGGCGCTGCCTCCTTTAGCGGCAACGCTTGTCCGCGATGCCGTCGCTTATCAAGGACCGGTCGGCGGTCTCTGCTACGGACTGCAAGCCGCGCGCGAGGAACTCTGCTTCGTCACGTCGTGCGACGCGCCGTTCCTCAATCTCGACCTTGTGGCCTTTCTTCTCTCGCTGGCCGCCGAGCATGACGTTGTCGTGCCCTACTGGCAAGAGCGCCTTCAGCCGCTGTTTGCCGTCTATCGGCGCAGCGTAGCACCGCTGCTGCAACAACAACTCGAACGTGGCGAACTGCGACCTATCTTTCTGTACGACAAGGTCCGGACCCGAAAAATCTCGGCAGCGGAAATCCTGCCCTTCGACCCGGAGGGGCTCAGCTTCCGCAACATGAATAGCCCAGAGGAGTATCGAGAAGCGCTGGCGTTGTGGCGCGAAAGACAGAGAAAAGAGACAGAGACAGAGATAGAGACAGAGATAGAGATAGAGACAGAGATAGAGAAGGGCGACAGAGAGCCAGCCCTTCCTCCGTCTCTCTCTCAAATCTCCAGCTCGAATCTCAGTCTCACCGTCGAGCTGTTCGGTGTCGCCCGGCTCAAGGCCAAAGCGGCCACTGTCTCGCTCACGCTCCCTTTGGACACAACTTTGGCAGATGCCTTTGCCGCCCTGGCCGAGACCGCTCCCGCCTTGATCGGCACCGTGCTCTCTGCCGATGCTCGCACGCTGCTCCCCGGGTACGCTTGTAACCTCAACGGTCGCGAATTTACCAAAGACTCCCAGACCGTGCTCAACAACGGCGATCACATCCTCATTCTTTCGAGTGACGCTGGAGGGTGA
- a CDS encoding NAD(P)H-dependent oxidoreductase subunit E: MNLISELKAIQDRHGYLPESELRAFSQRATVPLYQIQAVASFYPHFRTQPPPAIDIKVCRDLSCHMTGAQRLHQLALQQITPEGSCTVSGVSCLGRCDQAPALAINDTIYAGVDEQRFQHLCAAFRQGATPDNTLIQHGSTVYAIDPYDQSNDWFGALRRLLATGNVTAVIQTLKDSGLRGMGGAGFPTGLKWEIVRNAAGNEKYVVVNADESEPGTFKDRFLMEKFPHLLIEGILLGAAVVGATKAFIFIRHEYPDQEHRIEKALADARAQGAVGTRIFGSEFSCDLELFVSAGGYICGEETALLEALEGKRAEPRNKPPFPGTHGLWGKPTLINNVETLSMIPGILQHGGDWFKAQGRNNNGLKYLGLSGHVERPGVYEVPLGLSVEEFIRDYGGGISTGKKLKAFSPGGASSGFLPASMTNVALDFQSLTQVGSMLGSGAVVALAEGVCMLDVALNVVTFFRNESCGKCVPCRVGSDKIVQILTRATQGQAETSEIDLIGELAETMQLTSICGLGQAAPLPITSALKYFGDEIMTHLTQKRCPEGVCFRGIRG; the protein is encoded by the coding sequence ATGAACCTGATCAGCGAACTGAAAGCCATCCAGGACCGGCACGGGTACTTGCCGGAAAGCGAACTGCGTGCCTTTTCCCAACGCGCCACCGTCCCGCTTTACCAGATTCAAGCGGTGGCTAGTTTTTACCCGCACTTTCGTACCCAACCGCCGCCCGCTATCGACATCAAAGTCTGCCGGGACCTGTCTTGCCACATGACTGGAGCGCAGCGTCTCCACCAACTGGCGCTACAGCAGATTACGCCAGAGGGCAGTTGTACTGTCAGCGGCGTGTCTTGCTTGGGGCGGTGCGATCAAGCACCGGCACTGGCCATCAACGACACCATCTATGCAGGAGTGGACGAACAACGCTTCCAGCACCTGTGCGCCGCTTTTCGGCAAGGTGCGACGCCAGATAACACGCTCATTCAGCATGGATCGACGGTGTATGCCATCGATCCTTACGACCAGAGCAATGATTGGTTCGGCGCGCTCCGTCGGCTGTTGGCGACCGGCAATGTCACCGCCGTGATTCAGACGCTCAAGGACAGCGGTCTCCGCGGCATGGGCGGAGCCGGATTCCCTACCGGCCTCAAGTGGGAAATCGTTCGCAACGCGGCTGGCAACGAAAAATACGTAGTCGTGAATGCTGACGAGAGCGAACCCGGCACTTTCAAAGACCGATTTTTGATGGAGAAATTTCCCCATCTGTTGATCGAAGGCATCCTCCTCGGGGCCGCTGTCGTCGGCGCAACCAAAGCCTTCATCTTCATTCGCCACGAATACCCCGACCAGGAACACCGGATCGAGAAAGCATTAGCCGATGCCCGCGCTCAGGGAGCGGTCGGAACCCGCATCTTCGGTTCCGAGTTTTCGTGCGACCTCGAACTTTTCGTCAGCGCTGGCGGCTATATCTGCGGCGAGGAGACCGCCCTCCTGGAAGCCCTGGAAGGCAAACGCGCCGAGCCACGCAACAAACCGCCGTTTCCCGGCACCCATGGCCTGTGGGGAAAGCCGACGTTGATCAATAACGTCGAAACGCTGAGCATGATCCCCGGCATTTTGCAGCATGGTGGGGACTGGTTCAAAGCCCAGGGCAGAAACAACAATGGGCTGAAATACCTCGGCTTGAGCGGTCACGTCGAACGCCCCGGGGTCTATGAAGTGCCGCTTGGCCTTTCGGTGGAAGAGTTCATTCGGGACTATGGCGGTGGCATCAGCACGGGGAAAAAACTGAAAGCCTTCTCTCCTGGAGGCGCATCCTCAGGTTTCCTGCCCGCTTCCATGACCAATGTGGCCTTGGACTTTCAGTCACTGACACAAGTCGGCTCGATGTTGGGGTCCGGTGCCGTGGTCGCGTTGGCGGAAGGGGTATGCATGCTCGATGTCGCCCTCAATGTCGTGACCTTCTTCCGCAACGAATCGTGCGGCAAATGCGTCCCCTGCCGGGTCGGCAGCGACAAGATCGTGCAGATTCTCACCCGCGCGACGCAAGGTCAAGCCGAAACCAGCGAGATCGACTTGATCGGTGAACTCGCAGAAACCATGCAACTCACCTCGATCTGCGGGCTGGGTCAGGCGGCGCCATTACCCATTACTTCGGCGCTCAAATACTTCGGCGACGAGATCATGACGCACTTGACGCAGAAGCGATGCCCAGAGGGCGTATGTTTTCGAGGGATTAGGGGCTAG